The Desulfonatronospira thiodismutans ASO3-1 DNA segment GCGAGCCTCTCCAGTAAATACGCTCACAGCCGGGACAGATTTCAAAGTAATCAAAGTATTTTCTGGTTCTGGGTTTCAAACGTTGAATTATTTCGGACTTGGGCACCGGTTCAAGAACCTGGTTGCATCTAAGGCACCTGGAAAAACTACAGGTAAGATCCAGGCCGTAAATACGGGCCACCTCCCTTAGCTGGTCATCAGGATTACAGGCGCGTATCAATCGTCCGTGCATTATCTCTTTGCGTTTCAAGAGCCCTCTGTCTCTGGACAGTACAATGCGGCGCTCCCGGGCAGCCAGAACAGCCACTTGCCGGTCACTGTAGCTGTTGTCCCACAAGGTATCCTGCCCCAGCATGCGCAAAAGCATGGCCAGCTTGCCCACATTGACATCAGCTATAAACCTGGTTTCCGGCCAGGCCTCGGGGCGAAGCCTGGTGGAACTGGCCACATCCACAGGAGCCTCTACCGACCGGACCACAATCTTTTCACCTGGAGAGGGAATATGATCAAAACCGGCCTCTCGCTCATCCGCGATAATTTCTCCCACCTCTGTATGCGGTACCCCCAGTGCTTCAATAATATCCTTGATGGAAGCCCTTCTTTGGAGTACATATTCAAGAGGATATTTAAGCCCGAAGTGCTCCCGCAGTTCGCGGTGAAAATAAAATGTGATGTACTTCATTGCCCTGAGTAAATAAATGGATTGTAATTTTTCACCACCTGCTAAAGCTGGACAATCCAAGCGTCTACTTGCAGATCCATGGTCCGGGGGCTTTGCAAACAGGGCGTAAACTGTCTGAACGACGTAGGAAGCGTTAATCAAAACCGTCAAACACCGAATTTGATTCAAGGCGTGTTATTAAAAATATACTGGCTTTCAATACCGTGTATAGGTTTTGATTTACGCTTCCTTGGAGAGAGTTTTTACGTCCTGTTTGCAAAGTTCCCGGACCATGGTGAAAAATGGCATAATATTACATGAGGAGGTAAATCATGGATTCCATAGGGGTCAAGAGTACCAAAAGAGAACAGTTTCTGGACATTACCCGGGAAGTACAGGAGTACCTTTCATCCAACAAAATGAACAGCGGGGTACTGACCCTTTACTGTTCGCACACCACAGCAGGCCTGACCATAAACGAAGGAGCGGACCCCTCAGTGGTCCGGGATATCCTGGTCAATCTGGAAAGGCTTATCCCCCGCAACGGGGATTACCAGCATATGGAGGGCAACAGCGACGCCCATATCAAAAGCAGCCTCATGGGACCATCACTACAGCTCATTGTGGACAACGGCAGGCTCATGCTGGGCACCTGGCAGAAGATATTCTTTACCGAATTCGACGGTCCCAGATCCAGAAAGGTCTGGCTCAAGTGGACTACTGGATAGCCCCGAGTCTGGAAAGCCACTTATCAAAACTTTCCTGAGCCCTCTGGGCATGCAGCTCCTTGCGCCTGGCCTTTTTGGCCCGGGCCTTCAGCGGCGGGAACAGC contains these protein-coding regions:
- a CDS encoding secondary thiamine-phosphate synthase enzyme YjbQ; translation: MDSIGVKSTKREQFLDITREVQEYLSSNKMNSGVLTLYCSHTTAGLTINEGADPSVVRDILVNLERLIPRNGDYQHMEGNSDAHIKSSLMGPSLQLIVDNGRLMLGTWQKIFFTEFDGPRSRKVWLKWTTG
- a CDS encoding Mut7-C RNAse domain-containing protein, with translation MKYITFYFHRELREHFGLKYPLEYVLQRRASIKDIIEALGVPHTEVGEIIADEREAGFDHIPSPGEKIVVRSVEAPVDVASSTRLRPEAWPETRFIADVNVGKLAMLLRMLGQDTLWDNSYSDRQVAVLAARERRIVLSRDRGLLKRKEIMHGRLIRACNPDDQLREVARIYGLDLTCSFSRCLRCNQVLEPVPKSEIIQRLKPRTRKYFDYFEICPGCERIYWRGSHWEKMCSRIQDAG